A region of Mesorhizobium sp. AR02 DNA encodes the following proteins:
- a CDS encoding amidohydrolase family protein yields the protein MQKAIDAHFHIWRQQDQPWLVGPMVPRIFGPYEPIRRDYPIGEFLEDQKDSGVEKAVYVQTNWAKEAFEKEVAFLQKTADETGWPHAIVGYADMTVDDVRPQIDRLMKYRLLRGVRMQLHWHETPAFRFAASADQVIDPKVRANVARLKDYGLSFDLQLFPAQMKDGLTLVGENPETNFILTHAGMLTGMEPETAEAWKAGLRTLSAAPNFYAKLSGLGTFVHRNDPALIAYIVDNAIDILGADHLMFGSNFPIEKLWTSHAKLIKAHRDAVAKHGAAAEADIFWNTAERVYRPV from the coding sequence ATGCAGAAAGCCATCGACGCGCATTTCCACATCTGGCGCCAACAGGACCAGCCCTGGCTGGTCGGGCCGATGGTGCCGCGCATCTTCGGCCCCTACGAGCCGATCCGCCGCGACTACCCGATCGGGGAATTCCTCGAAGACCAGAAGGACTCGGGCGTCGAAAAGGCCGTCTATGTCCAGACCAACTGGGCGAAGGAGGCTTTCGAGAAGGAGGTCGCCTTCCTGCAGAAGACGGCTGACGAAACCGGTTGGCCGCACGCCATCGTCGGTTATGCCGACATGACGGTCGACGATGTCAGGCCGCAGATCGACCGGCTGATGAAATACAGGCTGCTGCGCGGCGTGCGCATGCAGTTGCACTGGCACGAGACGCCGGCCTTCCGCTTCGCCGCCTCGGCCGACCAGGTGATCGACCCCAAGGTGCGCGCCAACGTGGCGAGGCTGAAGGACTACGGCCTGTCCTTCGACCTGCAGCTCTTCCCTGCCCAGATGAAGGACGGACTGACACTGGTCGGCGAAAACCCTGAGACCAATTTCATCCTCACCCATGCCGGCATGCTGACCGGCATGGAGCCGGAAACCGCCGAAGCCTGGAAGGCCGGGCTGCGCACGCTGTCAGCGGCGCCGAATTTTTACGCCAAGCTGTCCGGTCTCGGCACCTTCGTCCACCGCAACGATCCGGCGCTGATCGCCTATATCGTCGACAATGCGATCGATATCCTGGGCGCGGACCATCTGATGTTCGGCTCGAATTTCCCGATCGAGAAGCTCTGGACCAGCCACGCCAAACTGATCAAGGCGCACCGCGATGCGGTGGCGAAACACGGCGCCGCGGCGGAAGCCGACATCTTCTGGAACACGGCGGAGCGAGTCTACCGGCCGGTTTAG
- a CDS encoding vWA domain-containing protein gives MTRDFDNPFSPFTGRRCPEGADEGQRHGGQKVAPPLTCLPASGVEPPVSTRPSDPRKRGEESLPRTAQPFLGFGRLLRRYGFAVAPEQISGFMQAVTLLGPRSMADVREAALATLAPPPDRRDEFEAHFQSHFYGNTSAVIEGDADEETRIKDDGGADDRRMEAEHSQEGGELSSALEQLSTRDFQRDDDRLTAFRRKLASALPARRSFRTVRTHSRGKLDLRRSLREIVSADGDVPSPLLRRRQTVPRKLLLLIDVSGSMKLHTADYLKLAHAAVQGADRAEIFTFGTRLTRITAALRIRDRDQALARAAAQVDDWDGGTRMGPTLLAFLSVPRFSSFARGAAVVILSDALERGDHAELETAMRRLSARAFRLSLATPLAGDPRFQPATAALRAILPDLDDLIDGSSVKSLTDFILSLARPALPASTIWKRVS, from the coding sequence GTGACGCGGGACTTCGACAATCCCTTCTCCCCGTTCACGGGGAGAAGGTGCCCCGAAGGGGCGGATGAGGGGCAGCGCCATGGTGGGCAGAAGGTGGCGCCGCCCCTCACCTGCCTGCCGGCATCAGGGGTCGAGCCGCCTGTCTCGACCCGTCCTTCGGACCCCCGTAAACGGGGCGAGGAGAGCTTACCCCGCACCGCCCAACCCTTCCTCGGCTTCGGCCGCCTTTTGCGCCGCTACGGCTTCGCCGTAGCACCCGAGCAGATTTCCGGCTTCATGCAGGCGGTGACACTGCTCGGACCACGCTCGATGGCCGACGTCCGCGAGGCCGCCCTTGCCACGCTCGCACCGCCCCCCGACCGCCGCGACGAATTCGAAGCGCATTTCCAGAGCCATTTCTATGGCAACACATCAGCCGTGATCGAAGGCGACGCCGATGAGGAAACCCGCATCAAGGACGATGGCGGCGCCGACGACCGACGGATGGAAGCCGAGCACAGCCAGGAAGGCGGCGAACTGTCCTCGGCCCTGGAGCAATTGAGCACCCGCGATTTCCAGCGCGACGACGACAGGCTGACCGCCTTCCGCCGCAAGCTCGCCTCGGCCCTGCCCGCCCGCCGCTCCTTCCGCACCGTGCGCACCCATTCGCGCGGCAAGCTCGACCTGCGCCGCTCGCTGCGCGAAATCGTCAGCGCCGATGGCGATGTCCCCTCGCCGCTGCTGCGCCGGCGCCAGACCGTGCCGCGCAAACTGCTGCTCTTGATCGACGTCTCCGGCTCGATGAAACTGCACACGGCGGATTATCTCAAGCTGGCGCATGCCGCCGTACAGGGTGCCGACCGCGCCGAGATCTTCACCTTCGGCACGCGGCTGACCCGCATCACCGCGGCCCTGCGCATCCGCGACCGCGACCAGGCATTGGCGCGCGCCGCCGCCCAGGTCGACGACTGGGACGGCGGAACCCGCATGGGACCGACGCTGCTCGCCTTCCTCTCGGTGCCGCGCTTTTCGTCCTTCGCGCGCGGTGCGGCGGTCGTCATCCTCTCGGATGCTTTGGAGCGCGGTGATCATGCCGAACTGGAGACGGCGATGCGCCGGCTGAGTGCCCGCGCCTTCCGGCTGTCGCTGGCCACACCTTTGGCCGGTGACCCGCGCTTCCAGCCGGCCACCGCGGCACTCCGCGCCATCCTGCCTGACCTCGACGATCTCATCGATGGCTCGTCGGTGAAAAGCCTGACCGATTTCATCCTGTCGCTCGCCCGCCCCGCCCTGCCGGCATCGACAATCTGGAAAAGGGTATCGTGA
- a CDS encoding AAA family ATPase, translated as MSGVNAETVATSPEAVAEHLAASRYLADDSLATAIFLAIRLGKPLLLEGAPGVGKTEAAKAIAELLGRDLVRLQCYEGIDAAHALYEWNYQRQLLAIRHAGEHEIDIYDDRFLIARPLLQVLKAPEQRVLLVDEIDRSDHEFEALLLEFLSDFQISIPERGTIRAAAQPIVILTSNRTRELAEALRRRCVYHWIGYPDAEREAAIIMLRAGDVAQATARAVASAVQAIRARPLAKPPGIAEAVEWANAATILEKGGSPWPEAFRRAIGVLIKDEEDLSYIALELGRIVEEALV; from the coding sequence ATGTCTGGAGTGAATGCAGAGACTGTCGCGACCTCGCCGGAGGCGGTGGCGGAGCATCTCGCCGCCTCGCGCTATCTGGCCGATGACAGCCTGGCGACCGCCATCTTCCTGGCCATACGGCTCGGCAAGCCGCTGCTGCTCGAAGGGGCGCCGGGCGTTGGCAAGACGGAAGCGGCGAAGGCGATCGCCGAACTGCTCGGCCGCGATCTGGTGCGGCTGCAATGCTATGAGGGCATCGATGCCGCGCATGCGCTCTACGAATGGAACTACCAGCGCCAGCTGCTCGCCATCCGCCATGCCGGCGAGCATGAGATCGACATCTATGACGACCGCTTCCTGATCGCGCGGCCGCTGCTGCAGGTGCTGAAGGCGCCAGAGCAGCGCGTGCTGCTGGTCGACGAGATCGACCGTTCCGACCATGAATTCGAGGCGCTGCTGCTGGAATTCCTGTCCGATTTCCAGATCAGCATTCCTGAGCGCGGCACGATCCGCGCCGCCGCGCAGCCGATCGTCATCCTGACCTCGAACCGCACCCGCGAACTCGCCGAAGCGCTGCGGCGGCGCTGCGTCTACCACTGGATCGGCTATCCCGATGCCGAGCGCGAGGCCGCCATCATCATGCTGCGTGCCGGCGACGTGGCGCAGGCCACCGCGCGCGCGGTGGCGTCAGCCGTGCAGGCCATCCGCGCCCGGCCGCTGGCCAAGCCGCCCGGCATCGCCGAGGCGGTCGAATGGGCCAATGCCGCCACCATCCTCGAAAAAGGCGGCAGCCCGTGGCCGGAAGCCTTCCGCCGCGCCATTGGCGTGCTGATCAAGGACGAGGAGGATTTGTCCTACATCGCATTGGAACTCGGCCGCATCGTCGAGGAGGCGCTGGTGTGA